Proteins encoded together in one bacterium window:
- a CDS encoding glycosyltransferase: MKKPKIAIITLRNQYKYGGTHASQKAVFNFCKNYFEPTLFFLSFEKDISAHLRPLKTTSRNRAGIHNGMPCVEVGVRWAFWEPAHYAATLEQWEEALQDYDYFFVVSGTPIAGHALALMNKRFVLWPASTYQHDREQRAQKMRGLRKWIDRLAQPWMLAIERLVLKKVAFVWPLSSYTHQLIKDVVPGFNQPYAICGFPIDYQSIIPSAPTNEKIIIAIGRFNDPRKNAPMLFRAFEKIYKQCPDAQLFIIGSHPHPFDTLPFSGKKFFQNIVFTGELDRAKLLSFYQRATIMLISSYQEGLNIAGLEALAHGVPVISTDCGGIRDYVSNNKTGFVVACDDDTAMAEMACLLLKDQKKIAALKATIGTFMKNNFSVEQIHAIFRRGLLCAYPELKAWFERVEKVNHEDPRHQPHLCYTNQPR, encoded by the coding sequence ATGAAGAAACCCAAAATTGCCATCATCACCCTGCGCAATCAATACAAATATGGCGGCACCCACGCCAGCCAAAAGGCAGTCTTTAATTTTTGCAAAAACTACTTTGAACCAACACTCTTTTTTTTAAGCTTTGAAAAAGATATTTCGGCACATCTGCGACCATTGAAAACAACCTCACGCAACCGAGCCGGCATACACAACGGGATGCCCTGCGTTGAAGTGGGTGTGCGTTGGGCCTTTTGGGAGCCGGCACATTATGCAGCAACACTTGAACAATGGGAAGAAGCGCTGCAGGACTACGATTATTTTTTTGTGGTAAGCGGCACACCCATCGCTGGCCACGCGCTAGCACTCATGAACAAACGCTTTGTTTTATGGCCCGCCTCAACCTACCAGCACGACCGCGAGCAACGCGCACAAAAAATGCGAGGCTTAAGAAAATGGATCGATCGGCTCGCCCAGCCGTGGATGCTGGCCATCGAACGACTTGTTTTAAAAAAAGTAGCATTTGTGTGGCCGTTGAGTTCGTACACGCATCAACTGATCAAAGACGTGGTGCCCGGCTTTAACCAACCGTACGCAATCTGCGGCTTTCCTATCGATTATCAATCCATCATTCCCTCGGCTCCAACCAACGAAAAAATTATTATAGCGATTGGCCGCTTTAACGATCCACGTAAAAATGCACCGATGCTTTTTAGAGCTTTTGAAAAAATTTATAAACAATGCCCCGACGCTCAACTTTTTATTATTGGCAGCCACCCGCATCCATTTGATACGCTCCCATTTTCTGGTAAAAAATTTTTCCAAAATATTGTCTTTACCGGCGAACTTGACCGCGCCAAACTCTTGTCATTTTATCAACGCGCTACGATCATGCTCATCTCTTCATACCAAGAAGGGCTTAACATTGCCGGCCTTGAAGCGCTTGCTCACGGCGTGCCGGTCATCTCAACCGACTGTGGCGGCATTCGAGATTATGTCAGCAACAATAAAACCGGTTTTGTTGTTGCTTGTGACGATGATACCGCCATGGCAGAAATGGCCTGCCTTCTTCTGAAAGACCAAAAAAAAATTGCTGCGCTTAAAGCGACAATTGGCACATTTATGAAAAATAACTTCTCAGTTGAACAAATTCATGCGATATTTAGAAGAGGCTTGCTTTGCGCTTATCCCGAGTTGAAGGCATGGTTTGAAAGGGTAGAGAAGGTAAATCATGAAGATCCTCGTCATCAGCCACACTTATGTTACACAAATCAACCGAGATAA
- a CDS encoding glycosyltransferase family 4 protein — protein sequence MKILVISHTYVTQINRDKWKIFAQDYPDVSLAVVFPREWPGSLYHHQVENLEKEQLKNCTFIGLKAFGVGNEVRYGYYPRGLIKVMKNFKPDIIHVEQGDNALSLFQSILFAKIFCRQAKLSFFTWVNWHHKFSLKYRLFWGLIEKFNRTFTSGAIVGNHDAQKILTEKGFTKKTTVCPQLGINLKTFKPAHIEHHPHRYIGYIGRLVEEKGVMLLAHAFHSLHTLFPDWRLIFIGSGPFEKQLIDYVVTHKLIDVVEFRDPISHDKVANALSFIDILVLPSYDTPHWKEQFGHILIEAMACKVPVIASNAGEIPNVVAQAGLVFEQNNEKSLTSYLHMLMTNASLRNQLGEKGYQRVKNHYSHQAIAKVTYDFWQSL from the coding sequence ATGAAGATCCTCGTCATCAGCCACACTTATGTTACACAAATCAACCGAGATAAATGGAAGATTTTTGCACAAGATTATCCAGACGTTTCGCTCGCTGTGGTTTTCCCGCGCGAATGGCCGGGTTCGTTATATCATCATCAGGTAGAAAATTTAGAAAAAGAACAATTAAAGAACTGTACCTTTATTGGCCTTAAAGCATTTGGCGTTGGCAATGAAGTCCGCTATGGATACTATCCGCGCGGCTTGATAAAGGTCATGAAAAACTTTAAGCCAGACATTATTCACGTTGAACAAGGTGATAATGCCTTGAGTCTTTTTCAAAGTATTTTGTTTGCAAAAATATTTTGCCGTCAGGCAAAACTTTCATTTTTTACGTGGGTCAACTGGCATCATAAATTTTCACTCAAATATCGCCTCTTCTGGGGTTTAATTGAAAAATTTAATCGTACTTTCACCAGCGGCGCCATTGTCGGCAATCATGATGCACAAAAAATATTAACTGAAAAAGGTTTTACAAAAAAAACAACGGTGTGCCCACAACTGGGTATTAATCTTAAAACCTTTAAGCCAGCACATATCGAACACCACCCTCATCGCTATATCGGTTACATTGGCAGATTGGTTGAAGAAAAAGGGGTCATGCTACTTGCACACGCTTTTCATTCCCTCCACACCCTATTTCCCGATTGGCGGTTAATTTTTATTGGTTCTGGTCCATTTGAAAAACAACTGATCGATTACGTAGTCACTCATAAACTTATTGATGTAGTTGAATTTCGTGACCCCATCTCACATGACAAAGTTGCCAATGCCTTATCGTTTATTGATATCTTAGTTCTCCCATCGTACGACACACCGCATTGGAAAGAACAATTTGGTCACATTTTAATTGAAGCAATGGCATGTAAAGTGCCAGTGATCGCAAGCAACGCGGGAGAAATTCCCAACGTTGTTGCGCAGGCGGGATTAGTCTTTGAACAAAACAATGAAAAATCACTTACTAGTTATTTACACATGCTTATGACCAATGCATCACTGCGCAACCAACTCGGAGAAAAAGGATATCAGCGAGTAAAAAATCATTATTCGCATCAAGCAATTGCCAAAGTAACATATGACTTTTGGCAATCTCTTTAA